AGTCCCTGCTCCTGCAACTCGTAGGCCTTGAGTTTCGGCAGAAGGCCGATGCCCCGCCCCTCCTGACGCATATAGAGGAGGACACCCTGCCCCTCCTTTTCGATGAGCGTCATGGCCGTATGGAGTTGAGAACCGCAATCACAACGCAAGGAGCCGAAAACGTCTCCCGTGAGGCATTCCGAATGGACCCGAACGAGAACATCGTCCTTGTTCCGGACATCCCCCTTTACAAGAGCCAAGTGAGGGCGATCCAGGGAATCTTCCAAAAGAGATCTGTAGGCGTGGGCGACAAAGGTCCCGTAGGAAGTGGGGAGCCGTATCGTGGAAAGGCGTTCCACGAGCTTATCCCGGAGATGACGGTAACGAATGAGCTGTTTGATGGTGAGGATCTTCAATGCATGCCTCCGGGCAAATTCCTGGAGATCGCCGAGCCTCGCCATGGAGCCATCTTCGTTCATGATTTCGCAGATTGCCCCGGCAGGCCGGAGTCCCGCGAGACGGGCCAGATCGACCGCAGCCTCAGTGTGCCCCGCCCGTTTCAGGACACCTCCTTTGCGTGCCTTGAGGGGAAACACATGACCAGGCTTTCGGAAGTCCTTCGAACCCGACGAGGGATCCGCCAGAAGGCGCACCGTCAGCGCACGCTCGAACGCGGAGATTCCCGTCGTAGTCCCCTCGTGGGCATCGACGGAAACGGTGAAGGCCGTTCCGTGAAGGTCGGAATTCTCCTCGACCATCATCTGCAACTGAAGTGCCTCCACGCGTTCTTCCGATAAGGG
Above is a genomic segment from Aminiphilus circumscriptus DSM 16581 containing:
- a CDS encoding bifunctional 3,4-dihydroxy-2-butanone-4-phosphate synthase/GTP cyclohydrolase II; the encoded protein is MRFCEVEEALEDIRNGKMVIVVDDEDRENEGDLVAAAEKVTPEIINFMVTFGKGLVCVPLSEERVEALQLQMMVEENSDLHGTAFTVSVDAHEGTTTGISAFERALTVRLLADPSSGSKDFRKPGHVFPLKARKGGVLKRAGHTEAAVDLARLAGLRPAGAICEIMNEDGSMARLGDLQEFARRHALKILTIKQLIRYRHLRDKLVERLSTIRLPTSYGTFVAHAYRSLLEDSLDRPHLALVKGDVRNKDDVLVRVHSECLTGDVFGSLRCDCGSQLHTAMTLIEKEGQGVLLYMRQEGRGIGLLPKLKAYELQEQGLDTVEANVALGFDPDLRDYGIGAQILADLGLRKIRLITNNPRKIVGLEGYGLEVTERVALEVEPNPYNEYYLETKREKMGHILHLRDVVK